In the Acidovorax sp. A79 genome, one interval contains:
- a CDS encoding pyruvate, water dikinase regulatory protein — MHTRTVFFVSDGTGITAETFGNAILAQFEMKPRHVRLPFIDTVDKAHQAVRQINHTGEVEGKKPVVFTTLVNMEVLKVIQEGCKGMLLDMFGTFVHPLEEELGIKSHHRVGRFSDVSRSKEYTDRIEAINFSLAHDDGQSNRDLAGADVILVGVSRSGKTPTSLYLAMQCGLKAANYPLIPEDFERRQLPPALVPFRSKIFGLTISPDRLAEIRAERRPNSRYASLENCRMEVSEAEAMMRRAGIRWLSTTTKSIEEIATTILQEIRPERLVY; from the coding sequence ATGCACACGCGCACCGTTTTTTTCGTCTCGGACGGCACCGGCATCACCGCCGAAACCTTCGGCAATGCCATTTTGGCGCAGTTCGAGATGAAGCCGCGCCATGTGCGCCTGCCCTTCATCGACACCGTGGACAAGGCCCACCAGGCGGTGCGGCAGATCAACCACACGGGCGAGGTCGAGGGAAAGAAGCCTGTGGTCTTCACCACCCTTGTCAACATGGAAGTGCTCAAGGTCATCCAGGAAGGCTGCAAGGGCATGCTGCTGGACATGTTCGGCACCTTCGTGCACCCGCTGGAAGAAGAACTGGGCATCAAGTCGCACCACCGTGTCGGCCGCTTCAGCGACGTGAGCCGCAGCAAGGAATACACCGACCGCATCGAGGCCATCAACTTCAGCCTGGCGCACGACGACGGCCAGAGCAACCGTGACCTGGCGGGGGCCGACGTGATCCTGGTGGGCGTGAGCCGCAGCGGCAAGACACCGACCAGCCTGTACCTGGCCATGCAGTGCGGCCTCAAGGCGGCCAACTACCCGCTGATCCCCGAAGACTTCGAGCGCCGCCAGTTGCCCCCCGCGCTGGTGCCGTTTCGCAGCAAGATCTTCGGCCTGACCATCAGCCCCGACCGCCTGGCCGAAATCCGCGCGGAGCGCCGTCCCAACTCCCGCTACGCCAGCCTGGAGAACTGCCGCATGGAAGTCTCCGAAGCCGAGGCCATGATGCGCCGCGCGGGCATCCGGTGGTTGTCCACCACCACCAAGTCCATCGAAGAGATCGCCACGACCATCCTGCAGGAGATCCGGCCGGAGCGGCTGGTGTACTGA